The Rhododendron vialii isolate Sample 1 chromosome 1a, ASM3025357v1 region gctagtttagtttcaagattgtaatgaatgatttatgtttacttccgtgaaaagtcctaccgcggagtctatgcatgaaaacgtgacacaaaaatcgagaaagttagaaacatgacacctagggtgtggttaatgaaaatgcgtgttttggaaaggagaaatattttggaaaccgcaatgtggccgaacatggtagcccattgtgtggtgggTGTTTgggtatgccaatgggaacctggcgcggtggaaccattgtgaggatactcgggagaccggcgcggcggaaccgaggttgggtgagtagCTTGGCTATTCGCGGAGAGGAGCTAATACAAATTTTGTGTGCCTATGGGAactcggtgcggcggaaccattgtgaggatactcgggagaccggtacggcagaaccgaggttgggtgtgtaaaataatgattttgaaaatgttgatatggttatgaaatatgaaaaatggtgacacggtctacgaggagtcgcgtaggagaaactcgaaaaatcatggacaccaacgttagtttggataatgaatgtggatgtatTGTTATTAActgttttgtcgaatatgtatgaactatgtaaaaatcattgaatttatgatcgtttgttcgtaagttaggggttagtgggtatatgttactctattgagcttttgtagctcacggtgttaccttttggtgaccctgacatattatattggtgacgacgctggtataatgtgtcagatcttatagatgaacatgaTGAACTctataccttggaagcttttggagctgaaaaACTGgctagaatggaggagcagacgGAGTTgcagttaggaaccctagttttccctccttttgttgaataaaagtactcttatgagagttatgatgtaataaagagccagactctatttacgttttcaatgaaaattgtcTATTACGTTTTCAAAATTCGGGAAGttacaaaagtattttgaatactacagtaattttttgtctctaaaaTACAAGATTCTTGTGGTGAATTTTTAGGGGACCAATTTCACCCCCATAATTCTATGGACCCCGAAAAGTTTCTCCTATACCTGAAAGTGAAATTAATGATTAAGATTTACTTTGATGTATGAGACTTAAATATTCAAGTGAATCTGAATCACAGATTTTTCTTTCGGTGACATTTTCGGGACCCCTAGCTTTGCTCATTTCTAGGGATGACAATTACCTCTGACCTGTCCTCGCCTTCGACCTCCCCGCCTTGATCCGAGCGAGTATTCTCCGATTCGATAAGCAAATGGGGCGGGAATGGTATTTGCTTCTCCCGCCCCCGTTTTAacccgatccgaatccgattatagatatttatatttttgtatgtatatgtctaaataaatttcattgttttcatCTAATAAGAGCAAtataccaattaataaaatattagtttatgtctttgtttctattttttttaaactctcatCAATCATCGATATCTTGTTGTCTTGTcgaaacactttaaaaataaCAATATTAATCAAATTATTATGGTGAATAGGGACCCGATTATTTCTCGACCCCGACACGTCCCTAATTTCCCCTGCTTCAACTTCGATCTGATATAAAATGGGGCGAGTTTAATTGGGGGATGCTAAATCCGACTCCGATCCACCCCATTGTCATTCCCACTCATTTCACCATATCCAGTAGAGGATGCCGATTAAAGTTGGAGTAAGAGTTTGTATTTTGTATGTATAAGTTTCATAGGAGTTGATAGTACGTTGAAGATTTTGAATATGAGAAGAGAACAAACACTTAAAACTCCAAGCCTTGACCGTCACCAGGCCAACACCTTCGGTGGGGTTCTTATTTTCATTACTAAGACAAAGAGAAATTGGTTACTTGGAGAATAAAATCTTTAATGTGTTGGAGGCATTGCCACATGGTATAACAACACACATTATTAGTATTTATAAGGATCAACAAATAGCATTTTAGGGTAAGTACTTGCAAAAGGTGTCAGATATATATGCCCAATTTGATGGGAAGGACATGCTCacatggaaaaaaatttcagtgccgagcgggcatCCCGTGGTGCTCGTTCGTGCATTTGAGCCGTCCATTCCGTGtttaaacggctcagatttggagaaagaaaaaagagaaagaaagtgttggagtgagaagagagagaggatttcaatccgagccgtccaaaagtgtatcgaaCGGTTCGAATGCGCCGAATGAATACCATATAGAATATACCCGCTCAGCACTAAAAAATCTCTCGCTCACATGAGGCTAACCAGATAATGCATGGGTCCCCTAGCTACCTAATTACTCGATCCATAAAGCTTAAATAATTTCCTTCTCTAGCTTATAGATCGATCTGTCCTTACAGCCGCTAGATCGATCATCTACTCTCAAAGCTCATGTTGCTTGTCCCGGCCTAAGGATGTGATATTTCTTAAATTAAAGCACAACGTACTGATCTCTTGTGATCGATCAAGATCCGCTAGATTGCATAAATGTAaatattttgacatttttttagaagacaaaaaaagaatttatcaaTATTTGAAAACgaattacaaaaattaagtaaaagAATCCAAAGTATGAGACATCACAACGAAGCAAGAGCAATCACAACGAAGCAAGAGCAACCCCACAAAGGCGGCACCCTCACACCGACGATCAAATGACGCTAGGAccccaaagggaaaaaaaacaacacaCCAAGGAAGGCAAGGAGCCAACCCACAACACCAAGAAAACCCTAAAAGAGACACCCCAAAACCCAACCAAGACAGCAAGACATGAACACCTAAAAGAAACACTCCTCTCGTTTAGCCTACATGCACATCGACTAATTTCTAGAGGCTCAATCCTGGCTGGAAAAGAAATAGTGCAGatggtattattatttttgctcaacttggagagagagagagaattttacaCAACTAAATGTTTGGCAACTAAATGCAACTCTTGAGTCCACCTCAAAGTCTTAACAAGGGGTAAGCATGGACTAAATTGATTCGATTTCATAGTAAACAAAGAACCAAACCACTACCTATGGATTATGAATGTGGAAAACTAAACTAACCCACAAAAGGTATAATACCAAACCATTAGGTTACGGTTCGGTTTCGAACCACGGTTTGCGTTAAACTTAGATATCATTTTAGTAAACTATTTATAAGTACTCAAAATTGTAGAAATAAACTAAGAATTGGTTTTCATTTATAGAAATAGAAATATAAGAAAATTTAGGAATTAATTGAGCCGTGGAATCACTATTCACTAAATGGAGCATTACATTATGTCATATGCTTTTGGTGTGCCAAAATTATAGGAATGAGTTGTGATTTATAAAAGTTTATGCTAAATAATTTTGGCTGTAAATGAATATTGAATAGGACAGTGGATTAAATATAGTATTAATTTAGGAAATTAGTTGATTATAACTTCTATACTGTTCGAATCGGTTTGGAACTGAAACAATTAACGTAAATCTACAAACCAAATAGTCGACTATAACacggtttttaattttttttaactagaaccaaaccatactactaaaaaatcATGTTATGAGTTTTTAGAGAACATATGATATTGAAATTTATCTTATGAATTTATGCCTAGATAATATGAATGTTTAAGGAATATGTATTGTGGCTTTTCTCCCCTTTCTCTCTAGAATACAATCCACCTTCTCTCTAGAATACAAATCGGCTCGGGTCCCCCCTTCCCCAGGCTCCCGATCTCCtcatttccttttctctctcccctttccCTTTTCCTATTACAGTGGCACTTCCTCTGTAACAACTCGTGCGAGTTAATCTGCTTATTTTTAAGCTAATCATATGGTTCAAAAGATTAACCTTTAAATTATACAGTAGCTATTCGCATATTGTTATATATCAATTCAATTTCACATATCCCACCGATGTGGGATCTCACACCCTCTTCCCCCTTCCTCATTCGTTCCCTCCCTTGCTCATTTGGTTTCTGCTTTTTTCAGTGAGCCCGCACTGATCCACTGTTGGGCGGTTCTGTTATGCCTAACAGCGTGTGGTCTAGGGTGGTGCCACTCATTTCTGGTGCGTCAGAAGCTGAGGTAGTCGTTAGTAGTTCGGTGGTGTGGCAGCCGTGATGGTGCGGTGGTGGCTGTTGGTGGAGCTCGGGGGAGGTCTCCTTTCCCTATATTGTTTTGCTTTGGCGAGTTCCCGCCGGCCAACGCTGCTGGGTGTTGCCAATTTTGGCCTAACAGTGTTGCGACGCTCGTCGGGTGGAGGCGTTTCAAGATGGGGTGGTCGTTGTTTCACTGGACTTGATTCTTCTCTAATGGGCCGAGGCTCCGATCGAGTGGCTGTTGGTTTCGATTGTCTGCTTGTTGGTGACGTGGTGCGGTGGCATGGTGGCTATAGTTTGAAGAGTTTCAGTGCGGTGGTGGCTTGGCGGCTTTGGTTGATCGAAGAGGGACGACGGTCAGTACGGTTAGGGTTCTTTTTTTAGTTTCTGGGCTTGGCCTAATAGGTGTCCTGGACTTGGCCTTATAGGTGTGGGCTCGTCTCAATGGGTGTTctcttggttggcttcttgccaatctCGGATTTGGGTCTTGAATTTTTGGACACAAAATGGTTCTTACTTTGTTTAGGGATATGATGTTGGTCAAGTCGTTGTTCCTTTAGCTTGGGTAGCAATTTCAAaccttaataattttttttggccaaaaataaaaggaatagaTATGTATTGTGCACATCCAAATTCAGAGTGTCTATTGTAGCATTTCCATTTTACAAAGGTGATCTAGGTGAACTCTACTTATGTTACCCCTCAAATGCTACGCACACAATTTTGtatttaattaaaatatttcgGTGCATTTTTTTGCCATTAAATCACATGAGAGTCTTGAGCGATGAGAAGATttttcatactccctccgttccaatttgttttGCCTACTTTGACTTTTCCTtaatttaagaaaacatcatcattacattgactttttatcaattttaccattttagcCCTTTGATAGAATATTAAAATTGGAGCCAAATTTATTTAATATCCCTATCATGATATCCATGTTGATTCCATTCCGTGGTTGTATTAGAACTAATCAGCATGCATTAATTAAGCTCAGAGTACAATGTACTTTTTTTATGGGAGAGAATGGCACCTtagatttaaattttgaaattctaaacatttttaaatgtaaaaggaaatgaggggtaaaatggtaatctggacattcaaaaatgaaaagttttgaaacaagcaTATCAtcttgggacatcccaaaaagaAATAAGGGCataacaaagtgggacggagagagtatgaTTTACTGAATGAAATGCACTGATACGTGTAAAATTTGGTACAGAGAATTTGAGCTCCTTTTTACACGTTTCTCCTGATCTAATCTTACTCAATTCTATGTTCATTAATTTgatttgctaattttttttttattggcagaaaaaagtttttatatcattaagaaccaaaaaaaaaaaaccctgtaAAATTATAACGAGAGAAGTCCCGCATTGAGATAGTCTCAAAGAGACCAAGAGATTTGCTATTATTTGACAGTACGGTATGTAATGGACGTCCGTCTTTATTACAATCCAATTGCTTCCCACGCCGTAGAAAAGGTGGACCTATATTCTTAGGGGACAAGTGTATAAACCTTTAACGTCTAAAGAGAGATAAGCTTGGAGGGAGCTAGGTTACCACTCTGTGaggaaactctctctctctctctctctctctctctctctctcaaaagaagTCAAAGAAGAACTAACTTAGTTCCTTATGCCATCCATGAAGATTAGTCTTgttcaattagggtttcatCTGGAGTAGGTCTTTGTTCAAAAAGCACCAACCTTTTCTTCTGGTGATCATAGACCTCTCTTGGTTTTCTCGAGCGCGCTTCAGAGCCTGTATGAAGAATCTAGAAATCAGGTAACACTGCACACAAGCTGTTCTATATGTCAAACCTTTCTATTTGACCAAGATCAAGTAGCTAGGTCTTAGTGAATTTCTTAGATCCATCAACTTTTTTTCCTCGTCAATCCACTTCTTTTTTAGCTAGATCTTCTTAATTTTCAGGTATTTCTAAGACTGGAAGCCATGGAGTTTTACGAAATTAAAAGAGGGAATTCAGacgaagaacaagaagaagacaGAGAGGAGCTGATGAGAGACTTGGAATTCGAAGGTAACCCTAGTTACTATTCATCTTCTTCCTATAATTctaccaacaaccaccaaaggcCATTTTTCGGGGCGTCTTTTGATGTGTGGGGAGAAGATATTTCAAGGTCTTACCATGGAGCTGCTGTTGCTGCAACCAGGATCCAAGAATTAGACCTAATGGACTcagtaccaccaccaccaccaccatcaactCGTTCTACAGACCAATCTTACCAACTGGTCGGTAGCAGCAGTGATGCTGGTGGCGATGGTAGTAGCAGTAGTTTCTCTACGTTAGAGAAGGAACACATGTTCCACAAGGTCGTGACACCGAGCGACGTCGGGAAGCTGAACCGCCTCGTGATACCAAAGCAACACGCCGAGAAATACTTCCCCCTCGACGACGACCAGATGAAGGGCCTCCTCCTGAATTTCGAAGACCGGAACGGGAAGGAGTGGCGGTTCAGGTACTCTTACTGGAACAGCAGCCAGAGCTACGTCATGACCAAGGGCTGGAGCCGATTCGTGAAGGACAAGAAACTCGATGCCGGAGACGTCGTGTCTTTCGACCGCGGCGTTGGGGAATCGGGCAAGGACCGGCTATTCATAGACTGGAGGCATCGGACGCTACCCGACGCATCTCATCACACGATCAACGCTCCGTCGGGGATCCAGTGGGGCCGGCTCGTATACCCAATGCCTCCTTCCATGCCTATCCCCATGTTCCGTCCTGATTACCTCTATCATCAGAATCATCAGAATCAATGGAACGGTCGCAATAGTAGCAATTATAGCAGTGGAATACATGAGTACGGTGCGATGAATTTGGGACAATTAGGGGCTGCACAGGAAATGGGAGGTATGATTAGGACTAGGGTTATAAATTCGGTCCCAGCGATACACAATAATGCTGCTGCTGTCGCACCCAAGCGTTTGAGGCTATTCGGAGTGAACATGGATTGTTCTTCCTCACCAGTACAAGAGTATTCCGAAAGCGTGGTGTTGCCTTCAGTACCGCTGCGTTTCGCGACGACTGCAACGGAATTAGCACCTTCTATAGGTGTTCTTCCTCTTTCGCAATCAAGGCATTACGATTATGATGGTTCCCCGATGCCTAATTTGCCGACGTCCGACTCGCGAGGAAAAGGGTACCGTCGTTAGAAATATAAGGATATATATGAGAGGaatttggtttgagttttggttttggttgaatTAAACCTAATTTTCTTGCTTTTAAATTAATTAGCATCTCGATCGAATTTATATAGATATATGCTCAATCAGGTAAACAAGAATACATATATGTTATGTTTCAAGTGACCAAACCCTTACTATGGAGGGATTACCATTTATAATAAAGAATTTATGTAATTAAGTTAGGAGTCACTTATTTCTCCTTTTATTCTgtttaatagtatttcatttgtAGTCTTTTTCTAGTGTGTTGGACGAAGGGTTTGAGGTATTGGACGAGTTAGATTTTAGAAAAGGTTAAATCTTAAGGAGGgttccaaaattcaaatccaattctttttttttctttctttttttgaagttggGCAAAGCCAGTTCTAtaatatgtatttatatatatatatatatatatatatatatatatatatatatatatattgtattcGTACAATGGATATCTAGTTAAATTATGTACGTATCTATCGTGCAAACCCATTTGAAGGCAGATTAGATTTGTTCTTCGACTCAAATCCATTTGTACCGTATTttcaattgacaaaaaaaaaaaaacacatttgtaCCGTGGATACATTTTGTTCTtggactcagtttttattttttttggctatcAAACTGAAGTTGGAGAAcaaatcatctatttttttttgtttttttggtaagtaacaAGTCATCTAGTTGTTCCTTATTTGGATCTCAACtgcaccatctctctctctctctctctctctctctctctctctctctctctctctctctctctctcgcatcTTCCCACGAAAGCATCGTTAAATAATAATGTCAGGGAACATGTATAACAGTTTTCTTTCTTCTATCTCTATTGTGTCTAGTAGCTCCATAGGTTGGTCCTCACTGGGCTTGCAGAAGCTGCATGGGATGAATGTACTGTCTGTCTGTCTCAGACCTATCGAGCTGTATAAAGGTACTTTCTGTACTAAACAAATTCCAATTCGATCCCTTTCATATCTCCTTATTCACTCACTCGACTGTATGCTAGTTACAACCACAAACACGCACACAAATACTTAAACAAACACGCTCAGTACCCGCCATGCGTGTTTGTTCATGATTTTGGAATTATTGTTACTCATTATCTTGGATGCAGTACGTTAATGTTATATATAGCCCCTTCTACATGAATCTAGATTACTTTAATTGGCTGGGGAAAGCTTTGTTGGAAATCTTGATTACGCAGTACTTAGGTTTTCTTGTCTAGCATGCAGGTAACAAGCACGCATATACTCAccccaaaccaaaataaaaatcacattCATGTAAAATATTACGATACGCGCAATTATTTCGGTGCCTACGTACCATTTGCACTTGAATTAATTCATTATATTTTGTATacaaattaattatatatacCATCAATATTACATTCATAACTTGGAGGAAATTTGTTGGAACACCACACTTTATGCGGGTCTTTTGtctatttgaaaagaaagaaacgacCTTGTCTTTAATAATTCAATTCCTACTATTGAGGAAGTGGTTAACCTTATTAAACTAAGAGTGGCTTTTTGGGTTAAAGGGAGATGCGATCTTACAATCGATTGTGTTGAAGACTTCAGAAGCCATTTGGATATATGGCATTAGAAAGCATAAAATTTGAGTCCTTTTgtaattctcttttttgtttttttcccaactCTTGGTTGGTCTTTCCTTGTTCTCTTTTTGGATTGTTGGCTGGCACATGATTGGATTGATTTTTCCTATCAATGATGCTTGCCCTATCCTTCTCGATGTTTCCATTATCGAGTTTCTAATATATCttctttgcctatcaaaaaaaaaaaatattgcattcACAACTTTTGTTTAGTCGTTCATAATTGcttaaaaattcataacatcTATGGCATATGCTATGGTTTTTTTGTCTTGGGGTTATGAATTTTAAGCAAATGAGTGTTTGTAGCATACCTCTTAAATAACTACTGATACTAAGTGTATCCACAGATATGCAATAGTTTTTTGACTTTACGGTACCGTTTCGCTCTAACATACAAGTAATACCCAAAACTTGCATGTGTAACGATCGACCAATTCTGGCTACTCACACATCAGTTGTTatccgattttattttttattttttttgcactagaCCACTATGATTGAGTGCTTTAAGTGTGCGAGAAATGACTAGAAATTTATTACTAGTTCACCCGATTCCAGCTAAATATCAATCGATACCTCCCCTAGGGTTACATGACCGCTACCACTATTTAAAACCTTGTTCTCATATGTGAGCTGTCGTTTTAAGTTctttgtctttttatttttttgaacatgcATTTTCCTTTGCCACTACCCAGTTACTTGTTCTCATATGTGATGCATTTTTGGGAACATGCATCTGAGCACTTTTTTTGCTGCATAGAATTCACATGCATGTTTAAACTTCGGCAaagtccacttttttttttttggttgatcgGCCACTTTGACCCCTTGTGGTTTGGGCTATGTATGGGTACACCCCCTATGGTTCAAAATCATGCACATAAAACACCCTGTGGTTTGGGAAATATGCAGACACATTccatgccgtcatgttttcTATCCATATTAACGTATATAGCATTTAAAGACTTTTTgtcctcgtctctctctctctccttcctctcttTCTGTCCTCcactccctccctccctttctctcttcctctcctccACTGACAAAAGATGTAGTAGaccccatttttttcaaaaaatttgaaatattgggCAATATAATGAAGGGCGGCACATTGGAGGCAGGAGGGAGTTTGGTGCGGTTATGGTTGATGGAGGATGTGGCGGTGCAGGAGGGAGAAGGGATTGAAGGAGGATGTGGCGGTGCAGGAGGGAGAAGGGAttgaaggaggaggaggcggtggCAACGGTGGCAACGCGAATGTGAAGGATTGCAGGAATtaagggagagagaaaagggcAAAAGAATATTTTctgcttatatatatattttttttatcaaaattcaaaattttgttagtacaaaTGGAAAATATGATGGTCGGGAGTGTGTGCACATTACACAAACCACAGGGTGTTATGTTCCCATGTTGTTGATTATTAGGTTATTTAATCGTGTTCTATATATAATCTGGCCTGTTTAGTACGATCTTGTAGCCCATGATTTGTCTCGCTTGCAGGATTCATGTTGACGTGGAAAATAGACAGACAGACTTAATTTGTGCATTAATTATATGATTTGTTTTCTTATTAATTTCTGTTTTGGTATTTGGAAGTCCCTTTTAATGTTAGTTAAttacttaaaattttatttactcaTCAGGATATATTTGTGTATACTAGTTAAAAATAACGGTTGTTTTATTTCGTCGCATAATGTGGCCGGTTTGTGTATTTACATATTTGTGAATGTTTTCCTGACTTTCACAGTAAGAAGCTGCGTTGCGGTACGACTACACTACTTGCTAGTTGCTTTGAGAACTCATCTAAcagtgttcaaaaaaattgttacAAATGCAAATAAACTTACTATTGATTTCTATATATGCCCTAGCTATATGTTCGAATAGTAGATATTCAAGGTTGAATTTCTATATATGCATATCTATATATATCTATGCCCTAGCATTGTATATTTTCATTCCTAATTAATTAGCAGTATATTTAGTTAAAGCTGGTATTATGGATTTATGGgcaaaaagttatgaattcaaAACCGATGTTATGTATTTATCTCCAAATTTTATGATACTAAATATGAAAGGGAAAATgtcggccaatgacgtgttttgataattaatacccaccaaagacatattgagaatatttgttaataaggaaaatgtcattggcgggtattaattatcaaaacaggTCCTggactgtcattttcccaaatatgaAGTGTGTCTCATAACATTTGTTTATCTGAATTCTTATGCGGTACTCTTCTAAGAGAGACTTTCTATCGCACAATTAATTTTCAACActaattgtttgtttttcaaatCCTAAGACCAATTCAGTGGCCGATATTAAAgcctgatatatatatatatatatatatatatatatatatatatatatatatatatatatatatatatattccagtTAGCTTCTGTTTGTTCAAATAGTAGTGCTAGCTAGAAACGCTCGCAAATGTGTGTCCGCTATGGAAATTAGCGAAATTTGTTGTTGTGAATTCTACATCCATATATCGCAACCGGGCTTCGGTCTAATCGATCTTGAAGTATTTGAACAAAACACGAAAAACGGTGTCTAGAAGTAAATTAATGAATGAAGTTGGTCGAGGAGATCTATAAAGCAGATAACAAAACATATATGcacatatatgcatgcattGATCGAAGGCATGCCGAACAATTTACTGCAACGTACTAATCAAAGTTAAACATAAAATTAACCAACAAGGTCCAGTCGTTGTTACTAGTacagtaataaataaataacattaTTGGGTATTGATTTTTAATTCCTGCTGCAAAAGGTGCGTGCTAATAACTGATTattataattaattatttgtcaTTCACACAAGCTATGAGGAGTACTGTAATCCCTAAGCTAGAAAGAGATGATTAGATTAGGTGATCTCGATAGCTATGCATAATTAGTCGTAATAACCCATGAGCCACATGCATGTAGCTAGGTTCCAACttcaagggttttttttaatatataatttttttttatttccaccTTAGAGTCTTGTATTCTTTGGATTTCAATCTCAGTTATTGGGCCGGAGTAGGCCCGCGGCTTATTGGTGTCAGTCCAAAGTGTTTGTCGGTCTGCTTGATTTCTTGTCTGTTTTCATCGGTTTTTATTGTTCTTCTGTGATTTGGAGGTTGCGCCATCCCGAGGCAACTGAATGGATAGATTGCTAGCTCCTCGTGACCCGACCCTTAAAGGCGGTGAGTAGTGAGTCTTTGACTCGGCTTAGAATCTAGGCATTAGTGGTCTCTTTGTCCTTGTATCTcatgtgtatttttttggatagtTTGGTTGTATTCCCCTCTTAATTGTATTCAGATGGATTCGATGTATTTGCCTATTCTTAGGCTTTTAATGAAATgaattgctgataaaaaaaaaaatctcagtTATTgcactttcaaaaaaataaaaataacttagTTGTTGCAGGATGAATGTGTTCTACAATTATAAATCACTAGCGCGTTTGGGGCACACACCCATGCCATGCGTGTGCAAAgtgagaaaaaataaatcactaaggctccgtttggctaaataagtcaactggcttattttttgtccttattcaattttttttacgtatttgttagtttttcgtcaatttttggaggattattgcatcgttatgatgagaggaatataaaaagtaaaaaattatgatcaaaatccatttttttttgaataaagacgaaaaaattggtttattgatttattattgtctttatttaaaaaaaatagatttcgatcgtaattttttactttttagattcctcttgtcatgacgatgtaataatctccaaaaaattaatgaaaaactaacaaatacgaaaaaaaattaaataagaataaaaaaacaatccagttaacttatttagccgaatgagGCTTAAATAAGGCAGAGTAGTTAATTGAAGCAGTTGACAGAGAAAATA contains the following coding sequences:
- the LOC131322434 gene encoding B3 domain-containing transcription factor NGA1-like — its product is MEFYEIKRGNSDEEQEEDREELMRDLEFEGNPSYYSSSSYNSTNNHQRPFFGASFDVWGEDISRSYHGAAVAATRIQELDLMDSVPPPPPPSTRSTDQSYQLVGSSSDAGGDGSSSSFSTLEKEHMFHKVVTPSDVGKLNRLVIPKQHAEKYFPLDDDQMKGLLLNFEDRNGKEWRFRYSYWNSSQSYVMTKGWSRFVKDKKLDAGDVVSFDRGVGESGKDRLFIDWRHRTLPDASHHTINAPSGIQWGRLVYPMPPSMPIPMFRPDYLYHQNHQNQWNGRNSSNYSSGIHEYGAMNLGQLGAAQEMGGMIRTRVINSVPAIHNNAAAVAPKRLRLFGVNMDCSSSPVQEYSESVVLPSVPLRFATTATELAPSIGVLPLSQSRHYDYDGSPMPNLPTSDSRGKGYRR